In Cryptomeria japonica chromosome 10, Sugi_1.0, whole genome shotgun sequence, a genomic segment contains:
- the LOC131053407 gene encoding uncharacterized protein LOC131053407, whose amino-acid sequence MALARIFRRSETKQFTFGLSQFAAQRNGALCGDVPLVQGWTAAARVFSSKASGSDIVGMDLVKTKSHNGATEGNVPGKSPNSHVWVETNEQQYLASRTGALLTGKMKGAAESYIGRSVVNGAVIIPSYFSNMQRQAVNAVGRIAGFSTVSGTVEDAPMQSVVNPKKNINRPLSPHLSIYEPQLTSTYSIFNRISGGFLTAVLLSGLLFVLQIGPLSLTYPSLYLSSFAVDFPKLTLSLFNFTLLAFCYHIGNGLRHIWWDLGFPLDSFRGIRISEFLMLCIAFSAFAKIIQKLYF is encoded by the exons ATGGCGTTAGCACGCATTTTCAGGAGATCTGAGACCAAACAATTCACATTTGGTTTGTCCCAG TTTGCTGCACAGAGAAATGGAGCCTTGTGTGGAGACGTCCCGCTTGTTCAGGGGTGGACAGCTGCTGCAAGGGTCTTCAG TTCAAAGGCATCTGGAAGTGATATCGTTGGAATGGATCTTGTTAAAACTAAGTCACACAATGGAGCAACAGAAGGAAAT GTTCCTGGAAAATCTCCAAATAGCCATGTTTGGGTTGAAACAAATGAACAGCAGTATTTGGCTAGTCGAACTGGTGCACTTCTTACAGGAAAGATGAAAGGAGCTGCAGAATCATATATTGGTAGGAGTGTTGTAAATGGTGCTGTAATAATTCCTTCTTATTTTAGTAATATGCAAAGGCAGGCTGTAAATGCTGTGGGAAGAATTGCTGGGTTTTCCACTGTCAGTGGAACAGTTGAG GATGCCCCAATGCAAAGTGTGGTAAACCCCAAAAAGAACATTAATCGTCCATTATCACCTCATCTTAGTATTTACGAGCCACAACTTACTTCAACCTATTCAATTTTCAATAGAATCTCCGGAGGGTTCTTAACTGCTGTACTTTTGTCTGGTCTCCTTTTTGTCTTGCAAATAGGTCCATTAAGCCTTACTTATCCTAGTCTATACCTATCTTCATTTGCTGTCGATTTTCCAAAATTGACTCTAAGCTTGTTCAATTTTACTTTATTAGCATTTTGCTATCATATAGGTAATGGACTTCGTCACATATGGTGGGATCTGGGTTTTCCCCTGGATTCATTTCGAGGAATTCGGATTTCTGAATTTCTTATGCTATGTATAGCTTTCTCAGCTTTTGCAAAGATTATCCAAAAACTCTATTTCTGA